The Ranitomeya imitator isolate aRanImi1 chromosome 8, aRanImi1.pri, whole genome shotgun sequence genome window below encodes:
- the LOC138647828 gene encoding uncharacterized protein, which produces MRFLVRFLMQFCLHLSVFDRNKVYCSGGEKKKIMSFPCPTLFFFHPPFWNLHIKMSGRAERRPDDSPRIQLRTPHRIAILGLMLLILNRHARQRRQRRRVQKRMWVHPLVEDRTEKGHFHVLYNDLRRYPEKFISFCRLPIIAFDRLLTILAPHLTLQDTVMRKSISAEERLLITLRFLATGESYTSLHLQFRVGKSTISNIVRCTCTVIWQKLQPMVMPSPTEETWLQVAAGFQSVANFPNCIGAVDGKHVRVQQPPRSGSRFFNYKKYFSVVLMAVADAHYKFVAIDVGAYGSTGDSRVLRTSQIGMQILRDGGTLPAPRPLLGSTHPVPFVMVSDEAFPLTTTLLRPYPRRGLDARRRIFNYRLSRARRYVECTFGIMTSQWRIFHTAIQLDTDTVDAVIKACCVLHNYAREYNTDVDVEYQQPVFNPVVNGGLGRPSNSGVRVRESFTDYFES; this is translated from the exons atgcgttttttagtgcgttttttgatgcagttttgtctgcatttgtctgtgtttgacagaaataaagtttactgcagtgggggggaaaaaaaaaaaattatgtcatttccttgtccaacccttttcttcttccatcctccattttggaacttacacatcaaaatgagtggacgtgctgagcgtcgtccagatgacagcccacggatccagctccgcacgccacaccggattgcgatcctggggttgatgcttctaattctgaatcgacatgcacgtcag cggcggcagagaagacgtgtgcagaaacgaatgtgggtgcacccgcttgtagaagaccgaactgagaaggggcactttcatgtgctgtacaatgatttgaggag atatcctgaaaaatttatatcgttttgtcggttaccaattattgcctttgacagactgcttaccatcctggcaccccatttgacactgcaagacacggtgatgaggaagtccatctctgctgaagaaaggctgctcatcaccttgcg atttttggccacaggagagagctatacatccctgcacctccaatttagagttggtaaatctaccatctctaacattgtgaggtgtacatgtaccgtcatctggcagaagttgcagcccatggtgatgccttccccaaccgaggagacttggctgcaggttgcagcaggctttcagtctgtggccaatttcccaaactgcataggtgcagtcgatggtaaacatgttcgggttcagcagccaccacgatcaggatcacgcttctttaattataagaagtatttttcagtggtcctgatggcggtggctgatgcccattacaaatttgttgccattgacgttggtgcctatggtagtactggggattctcgggtgttgcgaacgtcacagattgggatgcaaattcttcgagatggcggcacgctcccagccccacgacctttgctgggttccacacatccagtgcccttcgtgatggtatcggatgaggcgtttcccttaacgacaaccctgctgcgcccatacccacgaaggggactggatgcccgacgtaggatttttaattatcggctgagtcgtgcacgcagatatgtggaatgcacctttgggatcatgactagtcagtggaggatctttcacactgccattcagttggacacagacaccgttgatgctgtgataaaggcttgctgtgtactccacaactatgctcgtgagtacaacactgacgttgatgtggagtaccagcagccagtatttaatccagtggtcaacgggggtctgggtaggccgtccaactctggtgtgcgtgtgagagaatccttcactgactactttgagtcctga